In Xenorhabdus poinarii G6, the following are encoded in one genomic region:
- a CDS encoding putative hemolysin, which yields MLSKQGIVLGSLLLIGCLLAGCSGRQADILSTRGKHYQYSELGRPLSQDASKNCAEAGGIPALTKQLNGHQVPVCQLANGRRCNEQALLDGGCSSI from the coding sequence ATGCTGTCAAAGCAGGGTATTGTCCTCGGCAGTCTATTACTGATAGGGTGTTTATTGGCAGGTTGCAGTGGGCGACAGGCAGATATCCTATCAACCCGTGGCAAGCATTATCAATATTCTGAGTTGGGTCGCCCCTTAAGTCAGGATGCCAGTAAAAATTGCGCTGAAGCGGGAGGCATTCCGGCATTAACTAAGCAATTAAATGGGCATCAAGTGCCTGTTTGCCAATTGGCGAATGGACGTCGCTGTAACGAACAGGCGTTATTGGATGGGGGATGTTCATCCATCTGA
- a CDS encoding ATP-binding cassette domain-containing protein, whose protein sequence is MLITILLLFATITLLSGIIPLLNVTVLTQVGEKHIAEIEEIATQVSGSLTAPVKHDIHVNNISFSYPGTHQPAIQNVSFYAPQGSMTAIVGSSGSGKSTLAYLLLSFYQLDKGEIRLGGHPIHHKVPPTRGAHCAYRQFTE, encoded by the coding sequence ATGCTCATCACAATTCTGCTCCTGTTTGCCACCATTACCCTCCTGAGCGGGATCATTCCTCTGCTCAATGTGACGGTACTGACACAGGTGGGCGAAAAACATATTGCAGAAATTGAAGAAATTGCAACGCAAGTTTCCGGTTCACTAACCGCGCCGGTTAAACATGATATTCATGTTAATAACATCTCATTTAGCTATCCAGGCACCCACCAGCCGGCAATCCAAAACGTCTCATTTTATGCGCCCCAAGGCAGTATGACTGCCATTGTTGGCTCTAGCGGCAGTGGTAAATCGACGCTGGCGTATTTATTACTCTCTTTCTATCAACTGGATAAAGGCGAAATTCGCCTGGGTGGTCATCCCATTCATCATAAGGTGCCACCCACACGGGGCGCCCATTGTGCTTACCGGCAATTTACGGAATGA